The [Limnothrix rosea] IAM M-220 genome includes a region encoding these proteins:
- a CDS encoding cation:proton antiporter, with protein MPYFQPFLLNAPAGEAVEPSMVLASVLLSLVVIYFASKMGGELCARINLPPVLGELVGGVLVGVSAFGLLIFPESGLQASDSLIIKFLEATAGLSPEAAPALFATQSEVISVLAELGVVILLFEIGLESDLQELIKVGPQAAVVAVVGVVAPFAAGTAGLVFFFGIDTIPAIFAGAALTATSIGITAKVLAELGQLTTKEGQIIIGAAVLDDVLGIIVLAVVASLAKTGEVEIVSTIWLIISAGTFLVGAIIVGRLLSPLFVSLVDGMQTRGQLLTVSIVFAFVLSYIATVIQLEAILGAFAAGLILAETSKRGELEEQVLPIADLFVPIFFVCVGAKTDLSVLNPAVPSNREGLVIAAFLIVVAIVGKVITGFTVFGQEQLNKLAIGVGMIPRGEVGLVFAGVGSASGALSESTEAAIIMMVILTTFVAPPFLRIVFKESDAVAESEQV; from the coding sequence ATGCCGTATTTTCAACCGTTCCTCCTCAATGCCCCAGCAGGGGAAGCAGTCGAGCCTTCAATGGTTTTGGCATCCGTCTTACTGAGTTTAGTCGTGATTTATTTCGCCAGTAAAATGGGCGGCGAATTATGTGCCCGCATTAATTTACCGCCAGTCCTGGGGGAACTTGTCGGTGGTGTACTTGTCGGGGTTTCAGCCTTCGGTCTACTCATTTTTCCAGAGAGTGGACTGCAAGCATCAGATTCATTAATTATCAAATTTCTAGAGGCCACGGCCGGTTTAAGTCCAGAAGCAGCGCCAGCTCTATTTGCCACCCAAAGTGAGGTGATTTCAGTTTTAGCCGAGCTGGGAGTTGTCATTCTCTTGTTTGAAATTGGTCTTGAATCCGATTTACAGGAGCTGATTAAAGTAGGACCCCAGGCTGCGGTTGTGGCGGTTGTGGGTGTTGTTGCGCCCTTTGCCGCGGGGACAGCGGGCTTAGTCTTTTTCTTTGGCATTGATACAATTCCAGCGATTTTTGCAGGGGCGGCTCTCACGGCAACCAGTATTGGTATTACGGCAAAGGTTTTGGCTGAGTTGGGTCAGCTGACCACAAAAGAAGGTCAAATTATTATTGGCGCGGCGGTACTAGATGATGTCCTCGGGATTATTGTTTTGGCCGTTGTGGCGAGTTTGGCGAAAACCGGTGAAGTAGAAATTGTTAGTACGATCTGGCTGATTATTAGCGCGGGTACTTTCCTCGTTGGTGCCATCATTGTGGGACGTTTGCTGAGTCCTTTGTTTGTCAGTCTTGTGGATGGTATGCAGACGCGGGGACAACTGCTCACGGTTTCCATTGTGTTTGCGTTTGTGTTGTCCTATATCGCTACTGTCATCCAGCTGGAGGCAATTTTAGGGGCTTTTGCTGCGGGTCTTATTCTTGCGGAAACGAGTAAACGTGGGGAATTGGAAGAGCAGGTGCTGCCGATCGCCGATTTATTTGTACCGATTTTCTTTGTGTGTGTCGGTGCAAAAACAGATTTAAGTGTTTTAAATCCGGCGGTTCCCTCTAATCGCGAAGGTCTAGTCATTGCGGCATTTCTGATTGTGGTGGCGATCGTTGGGAAGGTGATCACGGGCTTTACGGTTTTTGGTCAAGAGCAACTCAACAAGCTAGCCATTGGTGTGGGGATGATTCCCCGTGGCGAAGTGGGTCTTGTTTTTGCAGGGGTCGGTTCTGCCAGTGGTGCGCTGTCTGAGTCTACTGAAGCGGCCATTATTATGATGGTGATCTTAACCACATTTGTTGCACCGCCTTTCTTGCGTATTGTTTTTAAAGAGTCAGACGCAGTGGCTGAGTCAGAACAGGTTTAA
- a CDS encoding NAD(P)H-quinone oxidoreductase subunit M: MLLKSTTRHVRIYTAEIQKNELIPSEKVLSLDIDPDNEFIWSEEALQKVYRKFDELVESYDGEDLTEYNLRHIGSDLEGFIRDMLQAGEISYNLDSRVMNFSMGLPQQDHPDSKGQYLMY; this comes from the coding sequence ATGTTACTGAAGTCCACCACTCGCCATGTACGCATTTACACTGCAGAAATCCAAAAAAACGAACTAATTCCCAGTGAAAAGGTCTTGAGCCTTGATATTGACCCTGATAACGAATTTATTTGGTCAGAAGAGGCCCTTCAAAAGGTGTACCGCAAGTTTGATGAACTTGTGGAAAGCTACGATGGCGAAGATCTGACGGAATACAATTTACGACATATCGGCTCTGATTTGGAAGGTTTTATTCGCGATATGCTCCAAGCTGGCGAAATTTCCTACAATCTTGATTCGCGTGTGATGAACTTCAGTATGGGTTTACCACAGCAAGATC
- the rpsR gene encoding 30S ribosomal protein S18, with the protein MAYYRKRLSPIPPSQPIDYKDVELLRKFITERGKILPRRITGLTARQQRDMNRAIKRARMVALLPFINKEG; encoded by the coding sequence ATGGCTTATTACCGCAAGCGTTTATCTCCGATTCCCCCCAGTCAGCCCATCGACTATAAAGATGTTGAGCTACTCCGCAAATTTATCACCGAGCGTGGCAAGATCCTTCCCCGCCGCATTACAGGTTTAACGGCACGTCAACAGCGCGACATGAACAGAGCCATTAAACGTGCTCGCATGGTTGCACTATTGCCCTTCATCAACAAAGAAGGCTAA
- the rpmG gene encoding 50S ribosomal protein L33, whose protein sequence is MASKKGVRITITVECTECRTNTNKRSNGVNRYTTSKNRRNTTGRLEIKKFCPHCNTHTVHKEIK, encoded by the coding sequence ATGGCAAGTAAGAAAGGCGTACGCATTACCATCACTGTGGAATGCACAGAATGTCGCACCAATACCAACAAACGTTCCAACGGCGTTAACCGCTACACCACTAGCAAAAACCGCCGTAACACCACCGGACGACTTGAAATCAAGAAGTTCTGTCCCCACTGCAACACCCACACTGTTCACAAAGAAATCAAATAA
- a CDS encoding HetZ-related protein 2 produces MGNIATLRDQWRNHCQQTDSSSLPQVDCTLIVDWLLGADAAQKEALPPEQWLLFEKGIAYRYRVLTKYLAMQPSQRFGRLLRRLSHVVTLRQQIQTWISLSRDRRRTVYDVLEEVIQEMLQRDRYLQQELGWLRSCKPPRSLREAFLCTVLEEYCLRPIQNQPLISYRFVNLMRRYQRSGMTNVPASQSVKLLSTELEIKNSEQTLNLLDNEAIARHQTKEELWQQDFLRQAVMDDFFAYLQENIKDPLAVPWLKLYLQGKTQEAIAQALDIPIKKSYRLRDKVKYHAIHNFAIKTKPALVAAWLQTSLAEHQLGLTSQQWETLQTQLTPEQQQLLSDLQTTAPSQKSLTKLDDESPSLLQQWSKIYLAAQKLRG; encoded by the coding sequence ATGGGCAATATCGCCACCCTCCGCGATCAATGGCGAAATCACTGCCAGCAAACTGATAGTTCTTCATTGCCACAGGTGGACTGCACGTTAATTGTGGATTGGCTCCTGGGGGCCGATGCGGCACAAAAGGAAGCGCTCCCCCCTGAACAATGGTTATTGTTTGAAAAAGGGATTGCCTACCGCTATCGGGTCCTGACGAAGTATTTAGCGATGCAGCCGAGCCAGCGTTTTGGGCGGTTATTACGTCGTTTGAGCCATGTTGTAACCCTACGACAACAGATTCAGACTTGGATTTCCCTCAGCCGCGATCGCCGGCGTACAGTTTACGATGTCCTCGAAGAAGTGATCCAAGAGATGTTGCAGCGCGACCGTTATCTGCAACAGGAGTTAGGCTGGTTGCGCAGTTGTAAACCGCCCCGTTCCCTCCGGGAGGCCTTTCTTTGTACTGTGCTCGAAGAATATTGTTTACGTCCGATTCAAAATCAGCCATTAATTAGCTATCGGTTTGTAAATTTGATGCGTCGTTATCAACGCTCTGGCATGACCAATGTGCCAGCGAGCCAATCTGTGAAATTACTCTCGACTGAGCTGGAAATTAAAAATAGCGAGCAAACCCTCAATCTTTTAGATAATGAGGCGATCGCCCGCCACCAGACCAAAGAAGAACTATGGCAACAGGATTTTTTGCGTCAGGCCGTAATGGACGATTTCTTCGCTTACCTCCAAGAAAATATTAAAGATCCCCTCGCAGTACCTTGGCTAAAACTTTATTTACAGGGAAAAACCCAAGAGGCGATCGCCCAAGCCCTCGATATTCCCATTAAAAAAAGTTATCGTCTTAGGGACAAAGTCAAATACCATGCAATTCACAACTTTGCCATCAAAACCAAACCCGCTTTAGTCGCCGCTTGGCTACAAACCAGCCTCGCCGAACATCAACTCGGACTCACATCCCAACAATGGGAAACCCTCCAAACTCAGCTGACCCCAGAACAGCAACAACTCCTCAGCGATCTCCAGACAACAGCCCCCTCCCAAAAATCATTAACAAAGCTCGACGACGAATCTCCGTCCCTACTTCAGCAATGGAGTAAAATTTACTTAGCTGCCCAGAAACTAAGGGGCTAA
- a CDS encoding N-acetylmuramoyl-L-alanine amidase produces the protein MKFFWFCLTLLTVSTWQLPAWAGQLIFWEFNEQRRELQFRTNSSVQPEAQLIPDPSRLVIDLPGTTLARPLLNRSYGGKIRTVRLGQFTPNTARLVIELEPGYTLDPNGIKFEGRSPNDWSVTLPEPQPITTDNQTSQRLTEEQIGAATGQAEDSFLDDRFQVTRGGFYLNLDQVSDGKIASERDGDRLEFTLKDLQLPQELRGKTLNVNRYRVNQIAFEQVRNNEAKISLQLADNSPEWRALYNSYGGGGLVFIPAGGTDNLEARDVSPTTVPDRVVQTSSSEELTTIESVDLANNGGLLIVRGNESIKASGGWNRNDGVYQIRIENAELAQPVRGPQLETNSPVSRISMRQETNTSVLIQIEPALGVQVGDLTQPSDRLIALELNRLRDFNNSQGNNSVFVPPAQNTDPPRTFNPPQSNIVVMIDPGHGGRDSGAVGIGGLQEKNVILPISQEVAQILQQNGIGVRMTRDTDYFVSLAGRTQLANNANADLFVSIHANAISLSRPDVNGFEVYYFQSGRQLAQSIHRNVMSQIRMRDRGVKTARFYVLRHTAMPSALVEVGFVTGREDAANLSNPAFRSRMAKAIADGILEYIQTNVR, from the coding sequence GTGAAATTCTTTTGGTTCTGCTTAACTCTACTCACCGTTTCCACTTGGCAATTGCCAGCTTGGGCGGGTCAATTGATCTTTTGGGAGTTTAATGAGCAGCGTCGCGAACTACAATTTCGCACCAATAGCAGCGTACAGCCTGAGGCTCAGCTTATCCCCGATCCCAGCCGCTTAGTGATTGATTTACCGGGCACAACGCTAGCTCGTCCTCTCCTGAACCGTAGCTATGGCGGCAAAATTCGCACAGTTCGTTTGGGTCAGTTTACGCCCAACACCGCTCGCCTCGTAATCGAGCTAGAGCCGGGCTATACCCTTGATCCGAATGGCATTAAGTTTGAGGGGCGATCGCCGAATGACTGGTCCGTAACCTTACCAGAACCCCAACCCATTACCACCGATAACCAAACATCCCAGCGCCTTACAGAGGAGCAAATTGGTGCCGCCACAGGACAGGCAGAAGATAGTTTTTTAGATGATCGCTTCCAAGTGACGCGGGGGGGCTTTTACCTCAACCTCGACCAAGTCAGTGACGGTAAAATTGCATCAGAACGGGATGGCGATCGCCTTGAATTCACCCTAAAAGATTTACAACTTCCCCAAGAATTACGCGGCAAAACCCTAAACGTTAATCGCTACAGGGTTAACCAAATTGCCTTTGAACAAGTTCGGAATAACGAAGCAAAAATTTCCCTACAACTTGCAGACAATAGTCCCGAATGGCGAGCCCTCTACAATTCCTACGGCGGCGGCGGCTTAGTTTTTATTCCCGCCGGGGGAACCGATAATCTCGAAGCAAGAGATGTTAGTCCCACAACAGTGCCCGACCGTGTCGTTCAAACCTCCTCCTCAGAAGAACTCACAACCATTGAATCCGTAGACCTAGCCAACAATGGTGGTCTGCTCATTGTGCGAGGCAATGAAAGTATCAAAGCATCCGGCGGCTGGAATCGTAACGACGGTGTCTATCAAATCCGCATCGAAAATGCCGAGCTTGCCCAACCCGTCCGGGGCCCCCAGCTAGAGACCAATAGCCCAGTTTCACGCATTTCCATGCGACAGGAAACCAACACCAGTGTCCTGATCCAAATTGAGCCTGCCCTCGGCGTTCAGGTCGGAGACCTCACCCAGCCCAGCGATCGCCTCATTGCTTTAGAGTTAAACCGTCTACGGGATTTCAACAATTCCCAAGGCAATAATTCCGTCTTTGTCCCACCAGCACAAAATACAGATCCACCACGCACCTTCAATCCCCCCCAGAGCAATATAGTCGTGATGATTGATCCCGGCCATGGCGGTAGAGACTCCGGTGCTGTGGGCATTGGTGGCTTACAGGAAAAAAATGTTATTCTCCCCATCTCCCAAGAAGTTGCCCAAATTTTGCAGCAAAACGGCATCGGTGTGCGTATGACACGAGATACAGATTATTTTGTTAGCCTTGCTGGCCGCACCCAGCTTGCTAATAATGCCAATGCCGACTTATTTGTCAGTATCCATGCCAACGCCATTAGCCTGAGTCGTCCCGATGTTAATGGCTTTGAAGTTTACTATTTTCAAAGCGGCAGACAACTAGCCCAGAGCATCCACCGTAATGTAATGAGTCAAATACGGATGCGCGATCGCGGCGTTAAAACAGCCCGTTTCTATGTCCTGCGCCATACAGCCATGCCTTCCGCCCTCGTTGAAGTCGGTTTTGTCACCGGTCGTGAAGATGCTGCCAACCTTTCTAATCCCGCCTTTCGTAGCCGCATGGCCAAGGCGATCGCCGACGGAATTTTAGAATATATCCAGACCAATGTCCGTTAA
- a CDS encoding GDSL-type esterase/lipase family protein, which produces MSEPLLLAASLLSGETAVGVTPQPKPEMDPWQMVDQMGLIDQQRVEAYQRRSQPLAQKASVTKPETSSKFASRNTTAAGTQTFAKINQPTTPTRNPIAYHRYSSNPEETLTIKQSSYRPSQPQTPSRQTWPSESTSTRQPSSNPQLFSQRINALKAGQLYTRLKGNSFETAWAGARQQPTHQDWQNLLRQEAKSVAAGQGNNRLGVLVGDSLSMWFPSDLLPEGKLWLNQGISGENTSQVLQRLDALDRVRPETIYVMAGVNDLKQGASDTTVLNNSRAIIRRLRYQHPYATIVVQSLLPTRTDYLSPARAMRLNQKLQAIAAEENAGYLNLHALFVDQEGKMRQDLSTDGVHLNRQGYKVWQQAMQQAEKWVAAAS; this is translated from the coding sequence ATGTCTGAACCTTTGCTTTTGGCGGCAAGTCTATTAAGTGGCGAGACGGCGGTTGGTGTGACGCCCCAACCCAAGCCGGAAATGGATCCCTGGCAAATGGTAGACCAAATGGGTTTAATCGATCAGCAACGGGTCGAGGCCTATCAACGGCGATCGCAGCCCCTTGCCCAGAAAGCCTCCGTGACCAAGCCGGAAACAAGTAGTAAATTTGCGTCTCGTAATACAACGGCTGCGGGCACTCAGACTTTTGCGAAGATTAATCAACCCACAACACCAACGAGAAACCCCATTGCCTATCATCGGTATTCCAGTAACCCTGAAGAAACCTTGACGATTAAGCAATCAAGCTACCGACCAAGTCAGCCCCAGACACCGAGCCGTCAAACATGGCCATCAGAAAGTACTTCAACCCGCCAACCAAGCTCAAACCCCCAGCTTTTTAGCCAGCGAATCAATGCCCTAAAAGCAGGTCAGCTCTACACCAGACTCAAAGGAAATAGCTTTGAAACCGCCTGGGCAGGTGCAAGGCAACAACCCACCCACCAAGATTGGCAAAACTTACTGCGCCAGGAAGCAAAGTCCGTCGCAGCTGGCCAAGGTAATAATCGCCTCGGTGTTTTAGTGGGTGATTCTTTAAGTATGTGGTTTCCTAGCGACCTGCTACCCGAAGGCAAGCTGTGGTTAAACCAAGGCATTTCTGGTGAAAATACGAGCCAAGTTTTACAGCGCCTTGATGCCCTTGATCGCGTTCGCCCGGAAACGATCTATGTCATGGCTGGGGTTAATGACTTGAAGCAGGGAGCCTCGGACACAACGGTATTAAATAATTCCCGCGCTATTATCCGTCGTTTGCGCTATCAGCATCCCTACGCCACGATTGTTGTTCAGTCTTTATTGCCCACTCGTACTGATTATTTATCGCCTGCACGAGCGATGCGTTTAAATCAAAAGCTACAGGCGATCGCCGCCGAGGAAAATGCGGGTTATCTGAATCTTCACGCTTTGTTTGTCGATCAAGAAGGCAAAATGCGTCAGGATTTAAGTACCGATGGCGTTCACCTAAATCGTCAAGGTTATAAAGTTTGGCAACAGGCGATGCAACAGGCAGAAAAATGGGTGGCCGCAGCTAGCTAA
- the murI gene encoding glutamate racemase: protein MGNSKTFPIGIFDSGLGGITVLRALYHQLPKESIIYFADTARLPYGNRSPEELIQYVREILTWMEAQEVKMVVMACNTSSAVALDIIRSEFKTPVLGLILPGAKGAVQHGKRIGIIATQATVNSNAYKDAIQEVEPATDVWQMACPEFVPLIEANRINDPHTKRVARKYLQPLIEQNIDTLVFGCTHYRHLAGVFKSILPDHVVCVDPAEYVVKATEQELDLMGLKNATLPMPTRFAVSGCPDQFAELSHRWLGYTPLVEKVDLTEFMTTPPAPVPVRRNLS, encoded by the coding sequence ATGGGCAATTCAAAAACCTTTCCAATCGGGATCTTCGACAGCGGTCTCGGTGGTATTACCGTGCTGCGAGCGTTGTATCATCAGCTCCCCAAAGAATCAATCATCTACTTTGCTGATACAGCTCGATTACCCTATGGAAATCGTTCCCCAGAAGAATTAATCCAATACGTCAGAGAAATTCTCACCTGGATGGAAGCCCAAGAAGTCAAAATGGTAGTGATGGCCTGCAATACCAGCTCCGCCGTTGCCCTTGACATTATTCGCTCAGAATTCAAAACACCTGTACTAGGCTTAATTTTACCCGGTGCAAAAGGAGCCGTACAACACGGTAAACGCATCGGCATTATTGCCACCCAAGCCACAGTTAACAGCAATGCTTACAAAGATGCGATTCAGGAAGTGGAACCAGCCACAGACGTATGGCAAATGGCCTGTCCAGAATTTGTGCCCCTCATTGAGGCCAACCGCATTAATGACCCCCACACAAAACGGGTTGCCCGGAAATATTTGCAGCCGCTAATCGAACAAAACATTGACACACTAGTGTTTGGTTGTACCCACTACCGTCACCTTGCCGGCGTTTTTAAAAGCATTTTGCCTGACCATGTGGTTTGTGTCGACCCAGCAGAATATGTCGTTAAAGCGACTGAACAGGAACTGGATTTAATGGGTTTAAAAAATGCAACACTCCCTATGCCGACTCGGTTCGCCGTCAGCGGTTGCCCAGACCAATTTGCAGAACTATCCCACCGTTGGCTGGGTTACACTCCCCTTGTGGAGAAGGTGGATCTGACGGAATTTATGACCACTCCACCAGCGCCAGTGCCTGTCCGCCGCAATTTATCTTAA
- a CDS encoding RDD family protein gives MYDEDDSPDYRPVRRFPKVPLDRRFWAFFIDFLCAWILSALAGAALQWLFFLVAWFTLRVGLVERNQGQSLGSWAFDIKVIDIRYRIPELVSLSKREGILGGLGMLAMYGLQINFANPISMLILVSPLLACCLVAIADEEFNQAFHDRIAETYVIQTQRGFSLDLRIKEIVAELRDNMQR, from the coding sequence ATGTACGACGAAGATGATTCTCCAGATTACCGACCAGTCCGCCGTTTCCCAAAGGTTCCTTTAGATAGACGCTTTTGGGCATTTTTTATTGATTTCCTCTGTGCTTGGATTTTAAGCGCCTTAGCTGGAGCAGCACTACAGTGGCTCTTTTTTCTGGTGGCATGGTTTACCTTGCGCGTCGGCTTGGTGGAGCGCAATCAAGGACAAAGTTTGGGCAGTTGGGCCTTTGATATTAAAGTCATCGACATTCGTTATCGTATTCCTGAACTGGTGAGCCTCAGTAAACGTGAAGGCATTCTCGGGGGGCTAGGGATGCTGGCCATGTATGGTCTGCAGATTAATTTTGCTAATCCCATTTCCATGCTGATTCTTGTGTCGCCTCTCCTTGCCTGCTGCCTTGTGGCGATCGCCGACGAAGAATTTAACCAAGCCTTCCATGACCGCATTGCCGAGACCTACGTCATCCAAACCCAACGGGGCTTTTCCCTCGATCTCAGGATCAAAGAAATTGTTGCAGAGCTGCGGGATAATATGCAAAGATAG
- a CDS encoding ribonuclease catalytic domain-containing protein — MEQGQLIEFRLQGERLLAVAERPEGKKDWIVVDTRGQSHKLRPQRVEYTVAGSPYDPSDIPSFLEDCEPFLDPSGLEIAWELLTEMAESATPESMAQLLFSEQTPHQCYASHVMLAEDKIFFKRKGDRYEPRPESQVREIQHQLEVEAQKEAEKSAFIDKVRRAGDGEIIEWEEGDRQRLEAIERFILYPEQSSKAAQELLELLGQSATTEKAFELLVSLGWWSRHENLHLHRSGYSPRFSQKVLDVAHFRFSSPPDDADEAHRLDLSHLKTYTIDDESTSEIDDGLSIENLADGGHKIWIHIADPTRLLVPNDELDLEARRRSTSLYLPTGMISMFPVELATGPMSLIQGQVCAALSFGVLLSEEGAIADYEIHPSWVKPTYRLTYDDVDEMLHLDIQAEPEIPLLADFARKRAAWRNSQGSIKIKMPEALIKVKDEDVTIEVLEGSISRELVAEMMILAGEIAGHYGVEHNLPLPFRGQPQPELPSDQELLLLPAGPVRACAVRRCMPRSEMGINPVRHASLGLDSYIQVTSPIRRYTDLLAHFQIKAHLRGDELPFSSEELQEILFSVVTSSKEAVLVERQTNRYWSLEYLRRNADEVWQGMVLRWLREDEKLGVLLLEELGLELPHRFERAVTLGDRLEVKVSQADPHKDEIRFRELLETDIAAAS, encoded by the coding sequence GTGGAACAAGGACAACTGATTGAATTCAGGTTACAAGGTGAACGGCTACTGGCCGTCGCTGAACGTCCAGAAGGAAAAAAAGATTGGATCGTTGTAGATACGAGGGGACAGTCCCACAAGCTCCGCCCCCAAAGGGTTGAGTACACGGTGGCAGGTTCCCCCTACGATCCTTCTGATATTCCATCGTTTTTAGAGGATTGTGAGCCGTTTCTTGATCCGTCGGGTCTCGAAATTGCCTGGGAGCTGCTCACGGAAATGGCGGAAAGTGCAACGCCTGAGTCCATGGCTCAGTTACTTTTTTCTGAGCAAACGCCTCATCAATGTTATGCCTCCCATGTCATGTTGGCGGAGGACAAGATATTTTTTAAGCGCAAGGGCGATCGCTACGAACCTCGTCCGGAATCGCAGGTTAGGGAAATCCAACATCAGCTCGAAGTTGAAGCCCAAAAGGAAGCTGAAAAAAGTGCTTTTATTGATAAGGTGCGGCGGGCGGGCGATGGTGAAATAATAGAGTGGGAAGAGGGCGATCGCCAAAGACTAGAGGCAATAGAGCGATTTATTCTGTATCCAGAACAATCTAGTAAAGCGGCGCAGGAACTCCTAGAATTGCTTGGACAATCCGCCACAACCGAAAAGGCATTTGAACTTCTTGTCAGTTTAGGATGGTGGAGTCGTCACGAAAATCTTCATCTCCACCGCAGCGGCTATTCCCCAAGATTTTCACAAAAGGTACTCGATGTGGCTCATTTCCGTTTCTCGTCTCCACCCGATGATGCCGACGAAGCGCATCGCCTTGATTTGTCCCACCTGAAAACCTACACCATTGACGATGAGAGTACTTCTGAAATTGACGATGGCCTCAGCATCGAAAATCTCGCAGATGGCGGCCACAAGATCTGGATTCACATTGCAGACCCAACTCGCCTTTTAGTGCCTAATGATGAGCTAGATTTAGAAGCTCGCCGCCGCAGTACCAGTTTATATCTCCCGACGGGGATGATCTCGATGTTCCCGGTGGAGCTGGCCACGGGGCCGATGAGTTTGATTCAAGGGCAAGTTTGTGCGGCTTTAAGTTTTGGGGTGTTGCTCTCGGAAGAGGGGGCGATCGCCGACTATGAGATCCATCCGAGCTGGGTAAAGCCCACCTATCGCCTCACCTACGATGATGTAGACGAAATGCTGCATCTAGATATTCAAGCCGAGCCGGAGATTCCTTTATTAGCTGATTTTGCCCGTAAGCGAGCCGCCTGGCGCAACTCCCAAGGTTCGATCAAAATTAAGATGCCCGAAGCATTAATTAAGGTAAAAGACGAAGATGTCACCATCGAAGTACTAGAAGGCTCCATTTCCCGTGAGCTTGTGGCGGAGATGATGATTTTAGCCGGAGAAATTGCCGGACATTACGGTGTCGAGCACAATTTACCTTTGCCATTTCGCGGTCAACCCCAGCCGGAACTACCTTCAGATCAAGAATTACTCCTTTTGCCCGCTGGCCCCGTGCGTGCCTGTGCGGTGCGCCGTTGTATGCCCCGCAGTGAAATGGGTATTAATCCGGTGCGTCACGCCAGTCTTGGCTTAGATTCTTATATTCAAGTCACCTCGCCCATCCGTCGTTACACAGATTTGCTGGCTCATTTCCAGATCAAAGCTCATTTGCGGGGGGATGAGTTGCCCTTCTCGTCGGAGGAGTTACAGGAGATTTTGTTTAGCGTTGTCACCTCCAGTAAAGAGGCTGTTTTAGTAGAGCGCCAAACCAATCGCTATTGGAGTTTGGAATATCTGCGCCGCAATGCCGATGAAGTGTGGCAGGGGATGGTTTTACGTTGGCTACGGGAAGATGAAAAGTTGGGCGTGTTGTTACTGGAAGAGTTGGGACTAGAGTTGCCCCACCGCTTTGAACGGGCGGTTACTTTGGGCGATCGCCTTGAAGTGAAAGTGAGCCAAGCGGATCCCCACAAAGACGAAATTCGCTTTCGGGAACTCCTAGAAACTGACATTGCGGCAGCATCTTAA
- a CDS encoding MBL fold metallo-hydrolase, with the protein MNIDQPTKTNTAFTAKFWGVRGQVPTPGRDTYRFGGNTPCLEINAGDQRLIFDGGTGLRMLGNALLRQMPVEAHLFFTHANWDRIQGFPFFVPAFIPGNHFHIHGTETHEGKTFEDKLSKQMHGPNFPVPIQVMGAKLEFHPLEAGDELMIDAATVKSALVHAKHQALGFRISYGDAVLVYATDSDLQEKDNRNALRELAYGADFLVLNTPVSRHHHHDMQQWQPLLEFSKEILVKHLLFSTHDPNCRDPDLETLEATLQEHHHHLHFAKEGELLTISA; encoded by the coding sequence GTGAATATTGACCAGCCCACCAAAACCAATACAGCATTCACCGCAAAATTTTGGGGGGTGCGCGGACAAGTGCCAACACCAGGTCGAGATACCTATCGCTTTGGCGGTAATACCCCCTGCCTAGAAATTAACGCAGGAGATCAGCGTCTGATTTTTGACGGTGGCACCGGCCTACGCATGTTAGGCAATGCCCTATTAAGACAAATGCCCGTTGAAGCCCATCTTTTTTTTACCCACGCTAATTGGGATCGCATTCAAGGATTTCCTTTTTTCGTCCCAGCATTTATTCCCGGTAATCACTTTCATATCCATGGCACAGAGACCCACGAAGGCAAAACCTTCGAAGACAAGCTCTCCAAACAGATGCACGGGCCAAACTTTCCCGTCCCGATTCAAGTGATGGGAGCCAAGCTAGAATTCCACCCCCTTGAAGCTGGCGATGAACTCATGATTGATGCGGCAACAGTGAAAAGCGCCTTGGTTCACGCAAAACACCAAGCCCTAGGATTTCGGATTAGCTATGGAGATGCGGTTTTAGTATATGCCACCGATAGTGACCTCCAAGAAAAAGATAATCGCAATGCCTTACGTGAGCTAGCCTATGGCGCTGATTTTTTGGTTCTGAACACTCCCGTTTCCCGTCACCATCATCACGATATGCAACAGTGGCAACCTCTACTAGAGTTTTCGAAGGAAATTTTAGTCAAGCACCTACTGTTTTCTACCCATGACCCCAACTGTCGTGACCCAGATTTAGAGACATTGGAGGCTACGCTACAAGAACATCATCACCATCTCCATTTTGCGAAAGAAGGCGAACTCCTCACGATCTCAGCCTAA